The Lacrimispora xylanolytica genome has a segment encoding these proteins:
- the rhaM gene encoding L-rhamnose mutarotase: MIRKSFKMYLNEGMAEEYEKRHNMLWPEMKEMIRQCGGHNYSIFLDEETNVLYGYIEIEDEERWAESADTAINRKWWDFMADIMKTNSDNSPVSVGLTPVFHLD; encoded by the coding sequence ATGATCCGAAAATCATTTAAAATGTATCTAAATGAAGGAATGGCAGAGGAATATGAAAAAAGACATAACATGCTATGGCCGGAGATGAAAGAGATGATACGCCAGTGCGGCGGCCATAATTATTCCATCTTCTTAGACGAAGAGACCAACGTACTCTACGGATACATTGAAATTGAGGACGAAGAGCGGTGGGCTGAATCAGCCGATACTGCCATCAACCGCAAATGGTGGGATTTCATGGCAGACATTATGAAGACCAATTCGGATAACAGTCCGGTTTCGGTTGGCTTAACACCAGTATTTCATCTGGATTAA
- the rhaD gene encoding rhamnulose-1-phosphate aldolase: MKILDAEFVKGFIRLCDDGFQQNWHERNGGNLSYRIKPEEVDSIKEELTFDAPWQPIGTTVKGLSGECFMVTGSGKYFRNVILEPEVNTCIIELDESGENYRILWGLTKGGRPTSELPSHLMNHEVKKEATGGAHRVIYHAHPTNIIALTFVLPLEDKIFTRELWEMATECPVVFPAGVGVVGWMVPGGREIAVATSELMKKYDVAIWAHHGLFASGEDFDLTFGLMHTVEKSAEILVKVLSIRPDKLQTITAGNFRDLARDFKVTLPEEFLYEK, translated from the coding sequence ATGAAAATTTTAGATGCAGAATTTGTAAAAGGCTTTATCCGTTTGTGTGATGATGGATTTCAACAGAACTGGCATGAGAGAAACGGCGGCAACTTAAGCTACCGGATCAAGCCGGAAGAGGTGGATTCTATTAAAGAGGAGCTTACCTTTGATGCTCCATGGCAGCCCATTGGAACAACGGTAAAGGGGCTTTCCGGGGAGTGCTTTATGGTAACGGGAAGCGGAAAGTATTTCCGCAATGTAATTCTAGAGCCGGAAGTCAATACCTGCATCATAGAACTGGATGAAAGCGGAGAAAACTACAGAATCCTTTGGGGACTGACAAAAGGCGGACGCCCAACCAGTGAACTTCCTTCTCATTTGATGAACCATGAGGTAAAAAAGGAAGCCACAGGCGGAGCACACAGGGTCATTTACCATGCCCACCCAACCAACATCATTGCCCTTACCTTTGTTCTTCCCTTAGAGGATAAGATATTTACAAGAGAATTATGGGAAATGGCTACCGAATGCCCCGTGGTATTCCCAGCGGGTGTTGGTGTAGTAGGCTGGATGGTGCCGGGCGGACGTGAAATTGCAGTGGCTACCAGCGAGCTTATGAAAAAGTATGATGTGGCTATCTGGGCTCATCACGGTTTGTTTGCTTCCGGAGAAGACTTTGACTTAACCTTTGGCCTGATGCATACGGTGGAGAAATCTGCTGAAATTCTCGTAAAGGTTCTCTCCATAAGACCGGATAAGCTGCAGACCATCACAGCAGGTAATTTCCGTGATCTGGCTCGTGATTTTAAGGTAACGCTGCCAGAAGAATTTCTTTATGAGAAATAA
- a CDS encoding sigma-54-dependent transcriptional regulator yields the protein MQKVKILVIAPYEGMTEIFENISKNREDIELTIQTGDLNTGRKIVENLAHKNYDVIISRGGTAELIRSSVEIPVVDISISGYDILRSIKMAESYSGKLVIAGFSGITKQARVLCDLLQYDINIITFTSEDGALAALRQARSNGASLVLCDMTGANYAKILNMNSILITSGTESINDAINEAKKIVHSSNHVHKQKNLFQSLLTDEDREFLIYDPAGSLWFSSFSIDGMNVSLMNVVQTYLKAFLKVPNQSVARQIRDKVYTFTCRHLYIDEQKYTAIIINQKPALFTEDDIGITIYNKPDSDSANFSSFFGGSNKIGITAHIIEEYSKSYLPVLITGEDGTGKDKVASLMYENGPYSTSPFYVIDCKFISERKWNHIMNNENSPLADVHSTIYIKNICMLSHSQLEKLFHYMDHTDLVKRNRMIFSLLITNEISPEATAMKSHLEKRLSCLTLNLLPLRERSDDIPSITALYLHKLNVSLGKQIIGLEAEAMELFTAFPWTHNLDQLQHVLKELAVVTKTPYITYNDVKYFLDQETPKIPSLPSSDFDLTQTLDEINYQIILTVLAEEHENKEKTANRLGISRSTLWRILKTHNGI from the coding sequence ATGCAGAAGGTTAAGATACTTGTCATTGCCCCATACGAGGGAATGACAGAAATATTTGAGAATATTTCCAAAAATCGTGAAGATATAGAATTGACAATTCAAACTGGAGATTTAAATACCGGGCGAAAAATTGTTGAAAACTTAGCTCATAAGAATTATGATGTCATTATTTCAAGAGGTGGTACGGCTGAGCTGATTCGATCCTCTGTGGAAATTCCCGTTGTTGATATTTCGATTTCGGGCTACGACATTCTTCGTAGTATTAAAATGGCCGAAAGTTACTCTGGCAAGCTTGTGATTGCTGGATTTTCCGGAATTACCAAGCAGGCAAGGGTGCTCTGTGATCTGCTTCAATATGATATTAACATAATTACTTTTACAAGCGAGGATGGTGCACTTGCTGCTCTTCGCCAGGCAAGAAGCAACGGCGCATCTCTGGTACTTTGTGATATGACTGGTGCAAATTATGCAAAAATATTAAATATGAACTCCATTCTCATAACTTCAGGTACGGAAAGCATTAACGATGCCATCAATGAAGCGAAAAAAATAGTCCATTCTTCCAATCATGTGCACAAGCAAAAGAATCTTTTTCAGAGCCTTCTCACGGATGAGGACCGGGAGTTCCTGATTTATGATCCTGCAGGTTCTCTATGGTTTTCAAGCTTTTCTATTGACGGAATGAATGTATCGCTGATGAATGTGGTTCAAACATACTTAAAAGCCTTCTTAAAGGTTCCAAACCAAAGTGTTGCCAGACAGATACGTGATAAAGTTTACACGTTCACATGCCGTCATCTCTATATTGATGAGCAAAAATATACTGCTATCATTATAAACCAAAAGCCTGCACTTTTTACGGAGGATGACATTGGAATCACCATTTATAATAAACCAGATTCGGATTCTGCAAATTTTTCAAGCTTCTTTGGAGGTTCCAATAAAATCGGTATTACTGCTCATATCATAGAGGAATACAGTAAAAGCTATCTGCCCGTTTTAATTACGGGAGAAGATGGCACTGGCAAAGATAAGGTGGCATCTCTTATGTACGAAAATGGTCCATATAGTACATCACCTTTTTATGTCATAGACTGTAAATTTATCAGCGAGCGTAAATGGAACCATATTATGAATAATGAGAATTCTCCTCTTGCAGATGTACATTCTACCATATACATTAAAAATATCTGCATGCTCTCTCATTCTCAGCTTGAAAAACTATTTCACTATATGGATCACACTGACCTGGTAAAACGAAATCGCATGATATTCTCTCTTTTGATTACCAATGAGATATCCCCAGAAGCAACAGCCATGAAAAGTCACTTAGAAAAGCGACTCTCCTGTTTAACCTTAAATCTGCTTCCACTAAGAGAGAGAAGTGACGATATCCCCAGCATTACCGCATTATATCTTCATAAATTAAATGTATCACTCGGAAAACAGATTATTGGTTTAGAAGCAGAGGCCATGGAACTTTTCACTGCTTTTCCCTGGACTCACAACTTAGATCAACTGCAGCACGTGCTTAAGGAACTTGCTGTAGTTACGAAAACGCCTTATATCACCTACAACGATGTGAAATATTTCCTTGATCAGGAAACACCAAAAATACCCTCGCTTCCTTCCTCTGACTTTGATCTAACTCAGACTCTAGATGAAATCAACTATCAAATTATATTAACTGTATTGGCTGAGGAGCACGAAAATAAAGAAAAGACTGCAAACAGGCTTGGTATCAGCCGAAGCACTTTATGGAGAATATTAAAGACTCATAATGGGATATAG
- a CDS encoding L-rhamnose isomerase, whose product MTIKERYEAAKESYKGIGVDTDAAISALKAIPISMHCWQGDDVTGFDGAGALSGGIQTTGNYPGRARNPQELMADMDQALNLIPGKHRINLHASYAIFEEGEWADRDKLEPKHFKKWVEFAKERGIGIDFNPTLFSHANAEHATLSSEDPKIRSFWIDHVKACIRISEYLATEQGTPCTMNIWIPDGFKDIPADRTSPRARLKDSLDQILSMEYDKTKVLVAVESKVFGIGMESCTVGSHEFYMNYASKNDILCLLDSGHYHPTEVVSDKISSMLLFFDKVALHVTRPVRWDSDHVVLFDDETKEIAKEIIRGGSDRVLLALDFFDASINRISAWVVGMRNMQKALLNALLLPNEKLAELQNTRSFTELMMLQEELKLYPIGDVWNYFCELNGVPAKEDWFKTVAAYEKDVLLNRK is encoded by the coding sequence ATGACAATAAAAGAGAGATATGAGGCAGCAAAAGAAAGCTACAAAGGGATTGGTGTGGATACCGATGCCGCTATAAGTGCATTAAAGGCGATTCCCATTTCCATGCACTGCTGGCAGGGGGATGACGTAACTGGATTTGATGGGGCAGGCGCTCTTTCCGGAGGAATCCAGACCACGGGAAATTATCCGGGCCGTGCCAGAAACCCACAGGAATTAATGGCGGATATGGATCAGGCATTAAACTTGATTCCTGGAAAGCACCGCATTAACTTACATGCCAGCTATGCCATATTTGAAGAAGGAGAATGGGCTGACAGAGATAAGCTGGAACCAAAGCATTTTAAAAAATGGGTAGAGTTTGCAAAGGAACGGGGCATTGGCATTGATTTTAACCCCACATTATTCTCACATGCCAATGCAGAGCATGCCACCTTATCAAGCGAAGATCCTAAGATTCGCTCATTCTGGATCGACCATGTAAAAGCATGCATCCGAATTTCAGAGTATTTAGCCACAGAGCAGGGAACCCCTTGTACCATGAATATCTGGATTCCTGACGGATTTAAGGACATTCCTGCTGACCGTACCTCTCCAAGAGCAAGACTTAAGGATTCTCTGGACCAGATCCTTTCCATGGAGTATGATAAAACAAAGGTGCTTGTAGCCGTGGAATCAAAGGTATTTGGAATCGGTATGGAAAGCTGTACCGTAGGCTCCCATGAATTCTATATGAACTACGCCTCTAAAAATGACATCCTCTGCCTCCTTGACAGCGGACATTATCATCCGACCGAGGTGGTTTCAGATAAGATTTCATCCATGCTTTTATTCTTTGACAAGGTTGCCCTGCACGTAACACGACCGGTGCGCTGGGATAGTGACCACGTAGTTTTATTTGATGATGAGACAAAGGAAATTGCAAAAGAAATTATCCGCGGCGGCTCAGACCGTGTGCTTTTAGCCCTTGACTTTTTCGATGCCAGCATTAACCGCATCAGTGCCTGGGTGGTTGGAATGAGAAACATGCAGAAGGCCTTGTTAAATGCACTGCTTTTACCAAATGAAAAACTGGCTGAGCTTCAAAATACCAGAAGCTTTACGGAGCTTATGATGCTTCAGGAAGAATTAAAGCTTTATCCCATTGGAGATGTGTGGAACTATTTCTGTGAGCTAAATGGAGTCCCGGCTAAGGAAGACTGGTTTAAAACAGTGGCTGCTTATGAAAAAGACGTACTGTTAAACCGGAAATAA